The DNA sequence CGAAGCCCTGTTCGAAGCGCTGCCCCAGGGGGTCACGGCGGCGGCAGCGGCTCTGGGGGTGCGGGTGGCGCCGCAGCAGGCTTTCGACAAAGTGCTGGACAATGCCAACCGCCGCCTGATACAAAGCCAGCGTGGCGCGCCCAATGCAGCCCGTCGTCTCGAACGGGCCCTGCGGGAGCGGGAGCGGCTGGCGGAAGAACTGTTGCAAGCCTACCAGCGCCTGGCGCAACTGGCCTACTATGACTCCCTCACCGCCCTGGTGAACCGGCGCCGGTTCGAGGAGTTGCTGCCGGCAGAGATTGCCCGCCACAGCCGGTCCGCCCAGCCTTTGTCGATCGTCATGATCGACCTGGACCATTTCAAGCACTTGAACGACAACTACGGCCATCTGTTCGGCGACACCGTATTGCAGTCGGTCGCCGGCGTGTTGAAAAGCACCCTGCGCGGTTCCGACGTGGCGGCCCGGGTGGGTGGCGAGGAAATGTGCCTGGTTCTGCCGGAAACCGGGGAGGACAGCGGCCGCATCGCCGCTGAACGGGTGCGCGGCGCGGTGGCCGCCCTGCGCTTCAACCATCCTGAGGGCGAAGTTCGCCTGACCGCCTCGCTCGGTGGCTGCACCTGGCGCTGCGCCGACCATGACATCCGCGCCGTGCGCCGCGCAGCCCAAAGCGCTCCCCGCATCATGGCCGGCATGCTGCAAGAGGCCGACCGGGCGCTCTACCAGGCCAAGCGCGGCGGGCGCGATCAGGTCTGTTGGGCGGAGTGAATCCAGCCCGATGAGCCATGGGGCGAGCGAGAGCGGTGAGCCGGCCCGCCGTCTGGAGCGCGGCATCGACACCCTGGGCCTGCCCCTCACCGCCGGTCAGCGGCAGCGCCTGCTGGCCTATCTTGCCTTGCTGCGCAAATGGAACCGGGTCTACAACCTGACCGCGGTGCGTGAGCCGGCGGATATGGTGACCCGCCACCTGTTGGACAGCCTCACCGCCCTGCCCCATGTTCACGGCCCGCGTTTGCTGGACGTGGGCAGTGGCGCCGGTCTGCCCGGCATTCCCCTGGCCATTGCCCAGCCTGCGCTGGAGGTGGTGGTGCTGGACAGCGTCGCCAAAAAAACCCGCTTTTTGAACCAGGCCGTCGCGGAACTGGGCCTGGGCAATGTGACGGTGGTCAGCAGCCGGGTGGAACTCTACCGCCCGCAAGAAGGCTTCCACACCATCACCAGCCGCGCCATGACCACGGTGGCCGAACTGCTGGACCTCACCCGGCCACTCATCCGGCCGGGTGGCCAATGGTTGCTGCTGAAAGCCCGCGATCCCGGGCAGGAACTCCGCGACCTGCCCCATGACTGCGGCGTCGCGGGTCTCCATCCCGTCACCGTGCCTGGGTTGCGCGGGCAGCGGCACATCATCCGGATCCGGCAAAATCCCCGGTAAATCACCGCCGAATATGGCGTTTGCGGGCCGGTGGCTTATAATCCCTGCCACAGCACTAGCTAAGGTCACTTACACCTGTGGGCAAAATCATCGCCATTGCGAACCAGAAAGGGGGCGTGGGCAAGACCACGACCAGCGTCAATCTCGCCGCCTCCCTGGCCGCCACTCACCGCCGGGTGTTGCTGGTGGACCTCGACCCCCAGGGCAATGCCACCATGGGCAGCGGGGTGGACAAATACACCTTGACGCAGTCTGTCTACGAGCTGCTCATGGGGGAGGCCGGTTTCGGCGCCGTGGTGTTGCGCACCGGCACGCCCGGCTACGATATCCTGCCCGCCAACGCCGATCTCACCGCCGCGGAAGTGGGCTTGCTGGACCAGCCCCAACGCGAGCAGCGCCTGCGCCGTGTTCTGGTGGACCAGGCGGCGCAGTACGACTATGTGCTCATTGACTGTCCCCCCTCCCTGAACATGCTGACCCTGAACGGTTTGGTCTGCGCCGCGGGGGTGATTATTCCCATGCAGTGCGAATACTATGCTTTGGAAGGGTTGTCGGCCCTGCTGGGCACGTTGGACAAAATCAAAACCGCGCTCAATCCTGATTTGCACGTGGAAGGCGTGCTTCGCACCATGTTCGATCCGCGCAACAAGCTGGCCAATGATGTGTCCGCCCAATTGGTGGAGCATTTCGGCGACCGGGTCTACCGCACCGTCATTCCGCGCAACGTGCGCCTGGCCGAGGCGCCCAGCCACGGTTTGCCCGTATTGCTCTATGACCGGCTGTCCCGGGGCGCCCAGGCCTATCTGGCCCTGGCAGGCGAGATGCTGCGCCGGGAAGGGGCCAGGCCCACGCCGCCGCTGGTGGTGCCTGAAGAAACTGCGGTTTATTAGCAATGGCTGCAAAGAAACGGGGTTTGGGGCGCGGCCTGGATGCGCTGTTGAGCGGGGTGGAGCCCGGCGCGCCCGGTACCGAAGCGGCCGCCCGGGCCCTGGACGGCCAACTCAAAACGCTTCCCGTGGATTTGATCCGGCGCGGCCCCTATCAGCCGCGCATGGCCATCCAGCCTGAGGCGCTGGAGGAACTGGCGGAGTCCATCCGTGCCCAGGGCGTGGTCCAGCCCATTGTTGTCAAACCCAAAGACGGCGTCTACGAAATCATCGCCGGCGAACGCCGCTGGCGCGCCGCCCAGCTGGCGGGTTTGCAGGACATCCCGGCGGTGGTGCGCGATGTTTCCGAGCAGGCCGCCATGGCCATGGCGCTGATCGAAAACATCCAGCGGGAAGACCTCAACCCCATCGAAGAATCCGTTGCCCTCAAGCGTTTGATTGAACAATTCGGTCTGACCCATCAGGAAGTCGCCCAGGCCGTGGGCCGTTCCCGCGCAGCAGTGAGCAACCTGTTGCGTTTGCTGGAACTCGATGACGACGTCAAACGCCTGCTGGAAAAGGGCGACCTGGAAATGGGCCACGCCCGCGCCCTGCTGGCCCTGCAGGGCGCCGCCCAGACCGACGCCGCCCGTATCGTTGTGGCCAAGGGGCTCTCGGTGCGCGAAACGGAAAGCCTGGTGCGCAAGCTCACCGCGCCCCCCGCAGCCGCCACCCCGGCATCACCGCAAGACCCGGATGTGCGCCGCCTGCAGGACGAGCTGTCGGAACGCCTGGGCGCCGCCGTGCACGTGCGCCAGTCGGGCAAGGGCAAGGGCAAGCTGGTGATTCATTACAACAGCCTCGATGAGCTTGAGGGGATTTTGGCGCACGTGAAATGAGCGCCTAGCCCTGCCTCGGCGGATGCGCTCCTCAGGGCCGTTGTTGCCTCGTTTTCGGTGATGTCCGGCAGGGCTTTGTGACCGGCCCTGACCCACCTCGGGCGGCGCCGGTCTCGATCGGGACAACGGAACAGACCGTCCCGAATTTCCGTTGACCCCGCGCGCCGGGGTCTTTATACTGCGCGCCGTCACCGGGGCAGGACTGTTCCCGCCACATAGCTTGCTGGCTGGGCCCAGGCGCGCGTATACTTTCGCGTCTTATCGGATCCCTCAATCATGCACAAGCCCAAGGGCGCCGGGATACTCATGGCGGGCGTGGGGACGCACCTCGCGGCCATGGTGATCACCGGTTTTTTATTGGGTTGGGGTCTGGACCATGTGCTGGGTACGCCGCCGATATTCATGCTCTCGCTGGGCGTGCTGGGCTTTGTCGGCGGAACCCTCAAAGCCCATGCGCTGCTGAGTGCAAGCTTCGAGGATGGCGTTGAACAAGACCGCGAACGGCATTGCCGCCGCCAGCCGCAAGATCATGACGCTGCAACTGACGGTCAGCGGCATCGTGGCGCTGGGGTTTCTGATCGGCAAGACTGACTGGGCGGCGGCCTCTGCAGCGTACGGCGGCCTGATCAGCGTCGTGCTGGCTTTTCTGCTTGGGCGCGGCGTGGCCAGGGCCACGGACGCTGCCGCGGAAAGCCGCACCAAAAGCATGCTGATCCTCTACTTGGGCGCCGCATTGCGCTTTGTGTTGGTGCTGGCCCTGTTCGCAGCCGGGCTGGGTCTGTTGAAACTCGACCCCTTGCCGGTGGTTGCAGGATTTCTCGGCGCGCAGCTGGTGTACATTTTTGGCGCGCGCGCCCTTGATAACAAATTTAGAAATTTATAAGGAGCATGACTCTTGAGCGACGCGACACAGCCTTCGGGCGGTGGGGGCACCGTTGAGTACATCCAGCACCACCTGACCAACCTTTGTGTGGGCGATTGCGATCCGGTCACCCACCAGGCTGCCGGTTTCTGGGCCTTCCACCTCGATACCTTGTTCTTCAGTTACCTGCTGGCCACGCTGGTGGTGTTCGCCGGCTGGAACCTGAGCCGCAAGCTGAACCCCGATGTGCCGGGCGGCTTTCAGAACTTTGTTGAGTCCATTCTGGATTTCGTCAGCGGCCAGATCAAAGACACCTTCCCCGGGTACAATCCCATCATCGGCCCCCTGGCTCTCACCATTTTTGTGTGGGTGTGGTTGATGAATTTCATGGACCTCATTCCGGTGGACCTGCTGCCGGCCATCGGCGGTGCCCTGGGGGTGGACTATCTCAAGGTGGTGCCCACCACGGACCTCAACACCACCCTGGCCATGTCCCTCACGGTCTTCGTTTTGATCGTGTTCTATAACATCAAGGTCAAGGGCCCGGTGGGCTATCTCAAGATGTTTCTGTTTCACCCCTTCGGCAAGTACCTGGTGCCGGTGAATATCGTCATGACCGTCATCGAGGAATTGGCCAAGCCCCTCAGCCTGGCCCTGCGTCTGTTCGGCAACCTGTTTGCCGGCGAGCTGGTGTTCCTGCTGATCGCCTTGATTGGCGGCACGGTCACCATCGGTTTGGGTGCGCTGTTGATTTTACCCTTGCAGGCGGTGCTCGACCTGGGCTGGTTGATCTTCCACTTGTTGGTGATCACCCTGCAGGCCTTTATTTTCATGGTGTTGACCATTGTTTATCTGGGCATGGCCCACACCAAGGATCACTAGTTTTTTCGCATCGGTTTTTCAAGCTCAACAATACTCTTTCTAGGAGGCTAGCAACATGACACCTGAAATGCTCACTTCCATCTACGCTTACACCGCTGTCGGCGTGGGCGTGATTCTCGCCGCTGCCGGCCTGGGCTCGGCCATCGGCTGGGGCCTGATCTGTGCCAAGACTTTGGAAGGCATTGCGCGTCAACCTGAAATGCGTCCCGCACTGATGACCAATATGTTCATCTTCGCCGGACTGATGGAGTCGTTCCCCTTCATTATTCTGGCCTTTGCCATGTGGTTCCTGTTCGCCAACCCCTTCGTAGGCGCGCTAGAGTCGGCTTTGTCGGCCATCGGTGGCTAAGGGTTTTGGTCGGCGCTTCAGCGGAAAGCGCATTTAAGACGAGGAACTGAATGTGAATATTACAGCCACCCTGATCGGGCAGATTGCGGCCTTCGTGCTGCTGATTTGGTTCGTCAACAAGGTGCTGTGGGGGCCCGTCACCAAGCTGCTGGAAGACCGGCAAAAACGCATCGCTGATGGGTTGTCTGCCGCCGAAAAAGGCAAGCACGAACTGGCCCTGGCGGAGGAGCACGCCAAAGAAGCTTTGCGCAATGCCAAGAGCCAGGCCGCTGATATCCTCGCCCAGGCTGAAAAGCGCGGTGCGGAAATCATCGAAGAGGCCAAGGTCAGCGCGCGCGAGGAAGGTGAGCGTTTGATTGCCGCCGCCAAGGCGGATATCGAGCGCGAGGTCAACCAGGCCAGGGAACAACTGCGCGGCCAGGTTGCCGAACTGGCGGTATTGGGCGCGCAGCAAATCCTGAAGCGGGAGATAGACGCCAAGGCGCATGACGATCTGGTCAAGTCGCTCGTGGCGCAACTCTAGGCACTACCCATGGCAGAAAAAACGACTATCGCCCGCCCCTACGCGGAGGCGGTCTTCGAGCTGGCGTGCGTCCAAGACGCCTTGGACGCGTGGTCAGAAAGCCTGAAGTTCGCCGCCGACATGGTCCGCGTTCCGGACGTGCAAGGCTTGATTGGCAACCCGCGCATTCCCAAGCGCACCCTGGCGGAGCTGCTGTTGGATATCGGTGGAGACAAGTTCTCCGAGGGTGGCAAGAACCTGATTCGGCTTTTGGTCGAGAACGGTCGGGTGAGCTTGCTGCCGGAAATCGCCCAACTGTTTGAAGCGAAAAAAGCGGACGCCGAGCAAAAAATTGACGCGCAAGTCACCTCCGCCGCGCCCATCAAAGAGGCTGCGCGGGAACGCCTGGCCGCGGCCCTGGAAAAACGCCTGGGTCGCGCGGTCGTCCTGCATTTTGAGGTGGACGAGAGCTTGCTTGGCGGCGCCGTGATTCGCGCCGGGGATCTGGTTATCGACGGGTCAGTAACGGCGCAGCTTTCCAAACTGCGCCTGGCACTGTCCCACTGAGTCGTTTAAGAGGACAACGATCATGCAACTGAATTCTGCGGAGATCAGCGAACTAATTAAAAAGCGCATCGAAAACTTCGAGGCCACCACCGAAGCCCGCAACGAGGGTACGGTCGTCAGCCTGACTGACGGCATCGTGCGCATACACGGTCTTACCGACGTCATGTACGGTGAGATGATAGAATTTCCCGGCAACACCTTCGGCATGGCGCTGAACCTGGAGCGCGACTCCGTCGGCGCGGTGGTGCTCGGGCCGTATGAGCACATTTCCGAAGGCGACACGGTCAAATGCACCGGGCGTATTCTGGAGGTGCCTGTCGGCCCCGCCCTGCTCGGGCGGGTGGTGGATTCCCTGGGTAACCCTATAGATGGCAAAGGCCCGGTCGATGCGGCGGCCAGCTCTCCCATCGAAAAGATCGCCCCCGGTGTTATCGACCGCCAGTCGGTGGACCAGCCGGTGCAGACCGGTCTCAAAGCCATCGACGCAATGATCCCCATCGGCCGTGGCCAGCGGGAGCTGATCATCGGCGACCGCCAGACCGGTAAAACAGCGGTGGCCATCGACACCATCATCAACCAAAAAGGCACCGGCGTTAAATGTATCTACGTGGCGGTGGGCCAGAAGGCTTCCAGTATCGCCAACGTGGTGCGCAAGCTGGAGGAGCACGGCGCTCTGGATCACACCATCATCGTCGCGGCCAGTGCCTCCACCCCGGCTGCCCTGCAATTCATCGCGCCTTATGCCGGCTGCGCCATGGGTGAGTACTTCCGCGACCGCGGCGAAGATGCGCTGATCATTTATGACGATCTCACCAAGCAGGCCTGGGCTTATCGCCAGGTGTCTTTGTTGCTGCGTCGTCCGCCGGGCCGCGAGGCTTATCCCGGTGACGTGTTCTACCTGCACTCCCGCTTGCTGGAGCGGGCCTCGCGGGTCAACGCCCACTACGTGGAAAAATTCACAGACGGTGAAGTGAAAGGAAAGACCGGCTCCTTGACCGCGCTGCCCATCATCGAGACCCAGGCCGGTGACGTGTCGGCCTTCGTGCCCACCAACGTCATCTCTATCACCGACGGCCAGATTTATCTGGAGACCGATCTGTTCAATGCCGGTGTCCGTCCCGCGGTAAACGCCGGCTTGTCGGTTTCCCGTGTCGGCGGTGCGGCGCAAACCAAGATCATCAAGAAGCTGGGCGGCGGTGTGCGTTTGGATCTGGCGCAGTACCGCGAACTGGCGGCCTTCGCCCAATTTGCTTCTGATTTGGACGACAGCACCCGCAAGCAGCTGG is a window from the Gammaproteobacteria bacterium genome containing:
- the rsmG gene encoding 16S rRNA (guanine(527)-N(7))-methyltransferase RsmG, producing MSHGASESGEPARRLERGIDTLGLPLTAGQRQRLLAYLALLRKWNRVYNLTAVREPADMVTRHLLDSLTALPHVHGPRLLDVGSGAGLPGIPLAIAQPALEVVVLDSVAKKTRFLNQAVAELGLGNVTVVSSRVELYRPQEGFHTITSRAMTTVAELLDLTRPLIRPGGQWLLLKARDPGQELRDLPHDCGVAGLHPVTVPGLRGQRHIIRIRQNPR
- a CDS encoding ParA family protein, producing the protein MGKIIAIANQKGGVGKTTTSVNLAASLAATHRRVLLVDLDPQGNATMGSGVDKYTLTQSVYELLMGEAGFGAVVLRTGTPGYDILPANADLTAAEVGLLDQPQREQRLRRVLVDQAAQYDYVLIDCPPSLNMLTLNGLVCAAGVIIPMQCEYYALEGLSALLGTLDKIKTALNPDLHVEGVLRTMFDPRNKLANDVSAQLVEHFGDRVYRTVIPRNVRLAEAPSHGLPVLLYDRLSRGAQAYLALAGEMLRREGARPTPPLVVPEETAVY
- a CDS encoding ParB/RepB/Spo0J family partition protein, with translation MAAKKRGLGRGLDALLSGVEPGAPGTEAAARALDGQLKTLPVDLIRRGPYQPRMAIQPEALEELAESIRAQGVVQPIVVKPKDGVYEIIAGERRWRAAQLAGLQDIPAVVRDVSEQAAMAMALIENIQREDLNPIEESVALKRLIEQFGLTHQEVAQAVGRSRAAVSNLLRLLELDDDVKRLLEKGDLEMGHARALLALQGAAQTDAARIVVAKGLSVRETESLVRKLTAPPAAATPASPQDPDVRRLQDELSERLGAAVHVRQSGKGKGKLVIHYNSLDELEGILAHVK
- a CDS encoding AtpZ/AtpI family protein, translating into MHKPKGAGILMAGVGTHLAAMVITGFLLGWGLDHVLGTPPIFMLSLGVLGFVGGTLKAHALLSASFEDGVEQDRERHCRRQPQDHDAATDGQRHRGAGVSDRQD
- a CDS encoding ATP synthase subunit I gives rise to the protein MALNKTANGIAAASRKIMTLQLTVSGIVALGFLIGKTDWAAASAAYGGLISVVLAFLLGRGVARATDAAAESRTKSMLILYLGAALRFVLVLALFAAGLGLLKLDPLPVVAGFLGAQLVYIFGARALDNKFRNL
- the atpB gene encoding F0F1 ATP synthase subunit A — protein: MSDATQPSGGGGTVEYIQHHLTNLCVGDCDPVTHQAAGFWAFHLDTLFFSYLLATLVVFAGWNLSRKLNPDVPGGFQNFVESILDFVSGQIKDTFPGYNPIIGPLALTIFVWVWLMNFMDLIPVDLLPAIGGALGVDYLKVVPTTDLNTTLAMSLTVFVLIVFYNIKVKGPVGYLKMFLFHPFGKYLVPVNIVMTVIEELAKPLSLALRLFGNLFAGELVFLLIALIGGTVTIGLGALLILPLQAVLDLGWLIFHLLVITLQAFIFMVLTIVYLGMAHTKDH
- the atpE gene encoding F0F1 ATP synthase subunit C, producing MTPEMLTSIYAYTAVGVGVILAAAGLGSAIGWGLICAKTLEGIARQPEMRPALMTNMFIFAGLMESFPFIILAFAMWFLFANPFVGALESALSAIGG
- a CDS encoding F0F1 ATP synthase subunit B codes for the protein MNITATLIGQIAAFVLLIWFVNKVLWGPVTKLLEDRQKRIADGLSAAEKGKHELALAEEHAKEALRNAKSQAADILAQAEKRGAEIIEEAKVSAREEGERLIAAAKADIEREVNQAREQLRGQVAELAVLGAQQILKREIDAKAHDDLVKSLVAQL
- a CDS encoding F0F1 ATP synthase subunit delta yields the protein MAEKTTIARPYAEAVFELACVQDALDAWSESLKFAADMVRVPDVQGLIGNPRIPKRTLAELLLDIGGDKFSEGGKNLIRLLVENGRVSLLPEIAQLFEAKKADAEQKIDAQVTSAAPIKEAARERLAAALEKRLGRAVVLHFEVDESLLGGAVIRAGDLVIDGSVTAQLSKLRLALSH
- a CDS encoding F0F1 ATP synthase subunit alpha — translated: MQLNSAEISELIKKRIENFEATTEARNEGTVVSLTDGIVRIHGLTDVMYGEMIEFPGNTFGMALNLERDSVGAVVLGPYEHISEGDTVKCTGRILEVPVGPALLGRVVDSLGNPIDGKGPVDAAASSPIEKIAPGVIDRQSVDQPVQTGLKAIDAMIPIGRGQRELIIGDRQTGKTAVAIDTIINQKGTGVKCIYVAVGQKASSIANVVRKLEEHGALDHTIIVAASASTPAALQFIAPYAGCAMGEYFRDRGEDALIIYDDLTKQAWAYRQVSLLLRRPPGREAYPGDVFYLHSRLLERASRVNAHYVEKFTDGEVKGKTGSLTALPIIETQAGDVSAFVPTNVISITDGQIYLETDLFNAGVRPAVNAGLSVSRVGGAAQTKIIKKLGGGVRLDLAQYRELAAFAQFASDLDDSTRKQLERGQRVTELMKQKQYSPLSIAEQAVSLFAANEGFLDDVDLKKIGDFEAALHSYMNAEHKELVDDINSTGNFNDEIAGKLRAAIESFKKNSVW